Genomic window (Myxocyprinus asiaticus isolate MX2 ecotype Aquarium Trade chromosome 50, UBuf_Myxa_2, whole genome shotgun sequence):
GAATTACTTGCCTGCTTCCACCTGCTCTCCTCTAATTGCACTCCCTaattattccttgtgtttcccctcCTCCTTTTCCAGTTTATTGTTCGCTGTCATGTTTGCTGTTTGCTGTCATGTCTAACTtttctctcttgtgtagttggagcatgctcgtgtgtctgttggttgcctgtcaaTAGAGGTGCGGTTACCTGCCTGCTTGCAGTCGCTCTCACCAGTTGGTGCCCAgtactgtggaggaggattcctcgacATCTGCCCGCATCTTGAGAGATTTGTCTGGGCTTGGCTTTGCACCACACCAACTTCAGCTGACTCTCTTTGGAGTGCTCcagacttccacaatgcacactcGCCTCACGAACACACCAGTTCCTTACAGCGGCTTGTTGGATCAGCCATCTGTGGCCAGTGTTGGAAATGCCTATCTCTGACTCTCTTTCTTCCAGCAGCTTGTTGGATCAGCCATCTGTGGCCAGTGTTGGAAATGCCTATCTCTGACTCTCATTCTTCCAGCAGCCTGTTGGATCAGCCATCTGCAGCCGGTGTTGGAAACGCCTATCTCTGACTCCCTTTCTTCCAGCGGCTTGTTGGTTCAGCCATCTGCGGCTGGCGTTAGAAACGCCTATCTCTGACTCCCTTTCTTCCAGCGGCTTGTTGGTTCAGCCATCTGCGGCTGGCGTTAGAAACGCCTATCTCTGACTCGCTTTCTTCCAGCGGCTTGTTGGATCAGCCGTCTATGGCCAGCGTTGGTAACGCCTATCTCTGACTCTCTTTCTACCAGCAGCTTGTTGGATCAGCCGTCTATGGCCAGCGTTGGAAAAGCCATTAAGTTACTCCACATTCTCTGTCAATAAAAGCTGTTcatctgcttttgggtcctttttccTTCCCCAAACCCCAACCGTGAcaacaggggccacatcgggctttaagtagTACATGGGGCCAGATTGTATTACTTTTGAGATACATTGTTCCACGTTGATTTGGTTCTTgaatcttttaagcccagaaatagttgtgttctcattctaatgcatgatgcacaattttctaaAGTGTATTTGTGGCTGATGATgggaatattctgcctgaagtattgctctatagaggttgatacttttctatcaggcattagaaaaaattGATAAAGGCTGagcattattataaattattttatcttcTCTAATcactggtaatttattatacaaattaacacagtCTCttcatcaggggtcggtattaatacaaaattaacaatattattaaaagtgtcactgttttattacattacattaatacttttaaagctactaaagttattgcTATCGCAAACAACGTAATGAGCACCACTGGTCTAGATATAGAACAtgggctaaatatagaaaattactcaaaagttcaTCATGGATATAGAAGATTTTATTCCCAGATAaatatcaagattgttttatcacccTGCCCTATAACCTAGTTGTCATTGTATAAATCTCTCATAgcagcccaataatctcagtgatagatagctaatttacaggGCTATGTTATAGATACAGATAATAGtaaacagaaatatgaaatttaccttgtttcttcaaattagaggtaaattaatgctgatatctggcttgagcaagctaaactcacatgacacgatcAAGCAACTGGGCTTCCTCACTGCGAAAAGGCCTTTTAGGTGCGGCTATGGATGTTCAGGTGTTGTACTGCTGCTTGAAGCAGGGCCATAGCTAGAGGGGTGAAAGATGTTAATAATTCGCGGGGCCAACAGGTCCAGGGGAGCCCCACAACggattctaaactgtatttttttaataggaaagggacCCAgggcaatatacagtcagggggcccagaaaaCGGTGCTATGGCCCTGGCTTCAAACATCCTCCACATCCTTGATTAATAGTAGTTGGTGCCAGATCTACAGCTGCTGTTCAAGTTTTCTACACCTGATTTGACATGAGTCACAAGAATCTCGTAGCCAGTCACATtgagggataaaaataaaatcaggagaGGGAAGTAGCAAACACAGACAGAGGGAAAATagtgcagtaaaagtacagttacagcccttaaaatgtactcaagtatacAATTaacttttaaactacttaaaaaaagtacaatttctgggaaaaactacttaaaggaatgttccgggttcaataaaagttaaacacaatcgacagcatttgtggcataatattgataatcacaaaattaatttcgactcgcccctacttttctttaaaaaaagctaaatctgagttacagtgagacactaacaatggaagtcaatggagccaatcagtaaacgttaaaatacttattgtttcaaaagtatagccacaagacataaacataaaatatttgtgtaaacatgtgataaaatcacttactaaccacctctgtgtaaagttatagccaattttacatcttcattaccatgatgatgtaatgtcaacaaaccttaaaaccctaaaatgactgtaaaaatgactgttTCACATTTCTccttttaaaacctccaaaaattggccccattgacttccattgtaagtgccacactgtaacctcgatttttgcttttttttttaaagaaaaggagtgacaagGCGAAAtacgtttttgtggtaatcaacattatgccacaaatgctgtcgagtttaacttgtattgaacccggaatattcctttaattacagtagtgagagtatttgtaatttgttaattTACACCCATAAAATAATAGAGAATACTACTCAAAATGTTGTGATTGTTCTTAGATTAAATTGTGccttttttcatgctttctttgtcttttctaactTTGTTacgctttaatgtcatgcagtaacacactgacatagtgactgatgcatGTCCTCattaaatcagagaccctcccctacAAATACGACACAAGtgatcacaggagacacatttgagaCACATGGTTATACAAGGTTGAAACAGGAATGCGTCTCGGCTAAACACGTGATCAGATCAccgaaaatgcatcttaataccatgtgTAAACAGGGCCTCTATGtggcacaaaacacacacacacaaataaacaactAAACAGAGTCATCCATGTTTAAAAGTTCAGCATAGACCAGCAcgaattcccatgctggtctaggctggtttatactGTACAGTGCTGGTTTGatataaatgtaatttgaatgtattgtatttaagggttagttcacccaaaagtaaaacttctgtcattatttactcaacctcagtcaccattcactttcattgcatctttttctcatttaatgaaagtgaatggtgactgaggctgatatTCTacctttggaacaacatgagggtgagtacatgataacAGAAGTTTATTGTCCTAAACACATCACAGTCTGGTTACTAGTTAAGCTGTGTTTTCAACAGGGATAGTTACTGTGTTTAGATCATCATTTATGAGGAAACTGAAGCTCAGAGAGTTTGATCAACGTCTCACGGCGACACCTGCGTACACCACATCATCctcctctttcactttctgaAAGAAAACACAAATACAGATGTGGAAGATTTCAAACATGTTGTCAGAATTCATCAAGAACAGTATTTACCATAAACAAAACACTGATCTTCCTTGTCCTACTGCAAGGCAAATACACTTTGAAATGTTCTATATAGTATTAGAATGTGACATATACATATAATGAGATATTGCCTCAAGTGATATAAGCAGGTTTGACTGTCATTGTgcaattttaaaaagctaaatttcTAATCGACTGGTCTGTTTCGGCTCTGTTTCTCacattttctctctcacacacgtaCACACTGAAATCAGCAGAAATATCTGcagtatttttgtcactttcagttccTAAATGCTTCATTTTCCTGTGAACAGTGTTTATTATAGCAGAATTacactgaatcataatatattcTTTAGTATTTTGTAATATCTGTTTCTAAAACAGTAATTGCTTAATCACGTTTCCATTCAGACTGATTCCAGATCATTTTATTCTACAGTACCTCTAATGATATCAAGGTGCATATAAGagacaaatacattataaacaaacatttatttgctgtaacATACAACTATTTCATCTGTAATGGAACGGCTTTGTTGTTTTGATACTGTATGTATGACATACTGTCTATTTAAAATGTTCACTTGGGTTTTCAGATGAAGACATCAAATGCTGATATAAAACAGCAGTGAACCATGAGTCAGGCggctctttttgtttttttttttactgtaagtgATATACTTATATACCAAGaaaattgttccttgtgcttaaattgtgcttgtgtagattatttttgcagttgttcttatgtcatatatttgggtcacaGTCATGATCATTATAAGTTCATAATTGAATATTAAACATACATctgcattcatacacacacacacacacacacacacacacacatgtaaatcTGACTTACTGCTGTAAATGATACAGAGACACAAAGTAATAAATGATCTTACTGATTTCAGTGCTTTTCTTTGATAGATTGCTGGATTAGCATAAGTTATCTCTTCTTCACGAGTCTGGACTGTAATGACATTAAAACATATGTTATCAAATATATGTCATAAATACagtattaaaagaacaaagctgtTCCTTTACAGATATATTAGCAGTATGTTACACTTGCCCTCTTGATCTGTTTTTCTACATTTCCTGCAGATGCAGAAGATCACGACTGCAATTATCAATACAATCAACAGAATTCCAGCAGCAGCAGAAATCCACGCTATCAGAAGTATATCTGTATTAGCTGAAGAGAGATATTGAGATCAGTTCAGTTTATGGGTACATCAAATgacatgtcttttttttatttgttcaataatttctatacatacatttttataggctcaaattaattgagagattaAATGCCTAAAATTAAATTTCATgtcaaacaaaatataaaaaatatgaggTGAAATTTAATggctaaaagaaaaaaatattaatggaatGGTAACCAATTACTGGTCCTAAAATATctgtaaacaaatatataatgtatatttaaataaaaaagaaatctaggggataaagaaaatcaaaacattttattgTCAACTGCCCTTCAATATCACTACAGACGTACGGTACATGATTATGACCAACAGAAATCAGCTCAGCAAATAAACACGAATATCAACACTGGCGTACCTGAAGCTGAACACGGCTGACAGACTTCAGTAATGTTGAGATGTTTAGTCTGGTTTCTGATGGGATTGTTCACCACACAGCTGTAAGAATCATCAACACACTCCAGAGGTAGAGAGAGACTTCTGTTGAGATCAGACACACTGATGGAGGAgaataaactgtttcctttgTACCAGGAGAGAGTCTCCTGTGTCACATTCACCActgaacacaccaacacacatttaGATGAACTTTCAGATGATGAAGAGTTGTGTGGAGAGTCTGTAGTGATGACAGGAACGGGCAGACGAGCTGGAAAATATgagaaatatacacacacattgatCCAAACACACCATTTGTGAACTGCtttattttcagtgtttattATGACAGTGATTAATATGTCAAAAATGAACAACAGGGCAAGTTTTCTCTACTCACCATAGACAGtaatattgaatattttcagTAGGGTCTCTTTGCTTTTGGTAGTTGCATTATATTGTCCAGAGTCTGTAGTTCTGGTGTTTGTGATGGTGAGAGATCCAGTCTGATCCAGCTGTATTCTGCCTCTGAATCTCCCATCAGCAGCATCATTAATGACATTTTTGTCTTCTCTTTTGATGTGAGCAATGAGAATTTGTTTAGGTCCAAACGTCCACATGATCCCATCATCTCTCAGTATTTCAGTATCATCATTCTTTAGAGTGACAGAATCTCCCTCCATCACTGACACTGACTCTAAAACATCTGTCTCAACACCAAACACACCTGCACAACAAACAGAGACAGTTACTAAGAGAGCCACTGGAAATCATTTCATATCATTTCAAAATGAATTTGAATGTATAATGAGATAATCTGCTGTTCACATTTTCACACAATGAGTTTGATGAAGGTATTTGGTGTTCTGTCTGTGACTGAGTGCTCGAGCAGCATTCATGATTTCAGTAAATGCACTATATGATCAAAAGTATGTGCACACCCTCTTCTAATTTACAGGTTTATCTATTCCAGTAATTCCagtaaaaacaaatcttaatgcaACAGCACAAAGTCCAGACCTGAACCTCACTGAACACCTTTCAAATAAACTGAAAGTGTCTCAAATCATAGACAGTAGTATTGATTAATTGATCTGACATTAACTCATGTTAAAGACAAGTAAATGCTGTCATTAGTTGTAGTTAATCACACTGTACTAAAAGAGAAAGAACTGAagtcataaaaacatatttataac
Coding sequences:
- the LOC127439024 gene encoding SLAM family member 9-like isoform X2 is translated as MKKMFDVTFCLCFWSLFGVFGVETDVLESVSVMEGDSVTLKNDDTEILRDDGIMWTFGPKQILIAHIKREDKNVINDAADGRFRGRIQLDQTGSLTITNTRTTDSGQYNATTKSKETLLKIFNITVYARLPVPVITTDSPHNSSSSESSSKCVLVCSVVNVTQETLSWYKGNSLFSSISVSDLNRSLSLPLECVDDSYSCVVNNPIRNQTKHLNITEVCQPCSASVQTREEEITYANPAIYQRKALKSKVKEEDDVVYAGVAVRR
- the LOC127439024 gene encoding SLAM family member 5-like isoform X1, encoding MKKMFDVTFCLCFWSLFGVFGVETDVLESVSVMEGDSVTLKNDDTEILRDDGIMWTFGPKQILIAHIKREDKNVINDAADGRFRGRIQLDQTGSLTITNTRTTDSGQYNATTKSKETLLKIFNITVYARLPVPVITTDSPHNSSSSESSSKCVLVCSVVNVTQETLSWYKGNSLFSSISVSDLNRSLSLPLECVDDSYSCVVNNPIRNQTKHLNITEVCQPCSASANTDILLIAWISAAAGILLIVLIIAVVIFCICRKCRKTDQEVQTREEEITYANPAIYQRKALKSKVKEEDDVVYAGVAVRR